One Cyanobacterium sp. T60_A2020_053 DNA window includes the following coding sequences:
- a CDS encoding SLC13 family permease gives MDISPIFLTLTILALTLIAFVLEWLPIDLTALSVTIILMLCGLVSPQEGISGFGNSATITVMAMFILSAGLTKTGILNVVRDWLIKWGGYHPSRQIFVMGGIVGSISAFINNTAVVAIFLPIIEQWSKQTKTSVSKLLIPLSFATILGGLITLIGTSTNILASGVAVQLGYPEFTIFQFTKLGLPVFIIGLIYLSVFAPKILPAHKPPGGESLSDDYEMREYVSEMIIPPKSSLIGETLRSSQIQRKFDLDVLEIIRNDTHFAPPLADKILSVGDILLVRSSRVNLLNIRDEKGVEILADFKFSSQNLEDNNNIEQEKIAEVLILSNSRLIGSTLKDIRFRQRYNGTVLAIRRGQELIRERLGKTPLKFGDLLLIQAPKESFIGLQTTRELLVLEEKNREGLRINKAPFALAIVIGVVLIAALDIMPILVSSLMGVVLMVLTGCLKPGEIYGNVRWDIIFLLAGLIPLGIAMDNSGTNQWLAEQLLQVAGNFPPYGILVLFYIATAILTEILSNNASVVLMIPIAVKVAETIGLNPLAFMYAVTFAASNSYLAPIGYQTNTMVYAPGGYRFLDYTRLGLPMTITFSFLIPFLIIQLYGL, from the coding sequence ATGGATATATCCCCAATTTTTCTCACCTTAACAATATTAGCTTTAACCTTAATCGCTTTCGTTTTAGAATGGCTACCCATTGACTTAACCGCTTTATCCGTGACAATTATTTTGATGCTATGCGGTTTAGTTTCTCCACAAGAAGGTATTTCTGGTTTTGGTAACTCTGCCACCATTACAGTCATGGCAATGTTTATTTTAAGTGCAGGTTTAACTAAAACAGGCATTTTAAATGTGGTGAGAGATTGGTTAATTAAGTGGGGAGGTTATCATCCTAGCCGACAAATTTTTGTTATGGGTGGTATTGTCGGTTCCATTAGTGCTTTTATTAATAATACCGCAGTAGTGGCGATTTTTTTACCCATTATTGAACAGTGGAGTAAACAAACAAAAACTTCTGTTTCTAAGTTATTAATCCCTCTTTCTTTTGCTACCATATTGGGGGGGTTAATTACCTTAATTGGTACTTCTACTAATATTTTAGCTAGTGGTGTAGCGGTACAATTAGGTTATCCTGAATTTACTATTTTTCAATTTACCAAATTAGGTTTACCAGTATTTATCATTGGTTTAATTTATCTAAGTGTCTTTGCCCCAAAAATTTTACCAGCGCACAAACCCCCCGGCGGAGAATCTTTGAGCGATGATTATGAAATGAGAGAATATGTCAGCGAAATGATTATTCCCCCAAAATCTAGCTTGATTGGGGAAACTTTGCGCAGTAGTCAAATTCAAAGAAAATTTGATTTGGATGTTTTGGAAATTATCCGCAATGATACTCATTTTGCGCCCCCCCTCGCTGATAAAATTTTATCGGTGGGAGATATATTATTAGTCAGAAGTAGCCGTGTTAATTTGTTAAATATAAGAGATGAAAAAGGCGTAGAAATTCTTGCTGATTTTAAATTCAGTTCTCAAAATTTAGAAGATAATAATAATATTGAACAAGAAAAAATTGCTGAGGTTTTAATATTATCAAATTCTCGCTTAATTGGGTCAACATTAAAAGATATTAGATTTCGTCAGCGTTATAATGGAACGGTTTTAGCCATTCGTCGAGGACAAGAATTAATTAGAGAAAGATTAGGGAAAACCCCTTTAAAATTTGGCGATTTATTATTAATTCAAGCACCAAAAGAAAGTTTTATCGGCTTACAAACTACCAGAGAGTTATTAGTGTTAGAGGAAAAAAATAGAGAGGGATTAAGAATAAATAAAGCGCCCTTCGCCCTAGCTATAGTTATCGGTGTTGTGTTGATAGCAGCGCTGGATATTATGCCTATTTTAGTTAGTAGTTTAATGGGAGTCGTATTGATGGTGTTAACTGGTTGCCTCAAACCCGGTGAAATATATGGCAACGTGCGCTGGGATATAATCTTTTTGTTAGCTGGATTAATCCCTCTCGGTATCGCTATGGATAATTCTGGCACAAATCAATGGTTAGCCGAGCAACTTTTACAAGTCGCAGGAAACTTCCCCCCCTATGGCATACTGGTGTTATTTTACATTGCCACAGCCATCTTAACAGAGATATTATCCAATAACGCCTCAGTGGTTTTAATGATACCCATTGCCGTCAAAGTAGCTGAAACCATCGGTTTAAACCCCCTAGCCTTTATGTATGCTGTCACCTTCGCCGCTTCCAATAGCTATCTAGCGCCCATCGGCTACCAAACCAATACCATGGTATATGCACCCGGAGGGTATCGATTTTTAGACTATACTCGTCTTGGTTTACCCATGACTATTACTTTTAGCTTTTTAATACCATTTTTGATTATTCAACTTTATGGACTTTAA
- a CDS encoding J domain-containing protein, producing the protein MKDLTIEECYQILELDPNTNLAEIEQHYFKFLGNRLKQGEKQELELIKQAYKILSDYYYYQQEQQEKLKQKSYELDIAKKLNHNLRGSNFKVKVRANFTDLEILIKNCPKHKKNTAINLIYHSLKSDSTIQQNLIKIYALKSDNSYFWQEEINFKKGENYSNNGEILLSEAERKTNTYFIPIAFLIAFGMSFANFLTWFIGMWIHEFGHATIAWFSGYRAMITFGATITALEKSNFVYFGILFLIGLTFYNGWKEDKKSTMIVCVIFAIIQFILTWMVGYRGYTILMAWGGIGGEFYLSTLLIIAFYWRLPEKFYWDFWRFGAVIIGAITFCSSFVKWHSIKVGKADIPWGTLWGGRGDSGGDLNILNDYGGWSANQIIGTYINLSNLCLLIVVIFYLFNLLKSHPELPLKLRQFFVK; encoded by the coding sequence ATGAAGGATTTAACTATTGAGGAATGTTATCAAATTTTAGAGCTTGATCCTAATACTAATTTGGCGGAAATTGAACAGCATTATTTTAAATTTTTAGGAAATCGACTCAAACAGGGTGAAAAACAGGAATTAGAGTTAATAAAACAGGCTTATAAAATACTTTCAGATTATTATTATTATCAACAAGAACAACAGGAAAAACTTAAACAAAAAAGTTATGAGTTAGATATTGCTAAAAAACTTAATCATAATTTACGAGGAAGTAATTTTAAAGTAAAAGTAAGGGCTAATTTTACTGATTTAGAAATTTTAATTAAAAACTGTCCTAAACATAAAAAAAATACAGCAATTAATTTAATTTACCATAGTCTTAAATCTGATTCTACTATTCAACAAAATTTGATTAAAATTTATGCTCTAAAATCTGATAATAGCTATTTTTGGCAAGAAGAAATTAATTTTAAAAAAGGTGAAAATTATAGCAATAATGGAGAAATTTTATTAAGTGAAGCAGAAAGGAAAACCAATACATATTTTATTCCTATTGCTTTTTTAATTGCTTTTGGTATGAGTTTTGCTAATTTTTTAACTTGGTTTATAGGAATGTGGATTCATGAATTTGGGCACGCCACTATTGCTTGGTTTTCGGGGTATCGGGCCATGATTACTTTTGGTGCTACTATTACTGCTTTAGAAAAGTCTAATTTTGTCTATTTTGGTATTTTATTTTTAATTGGTTTAACTTTTTATAACGGTTGGAAAGAAGATAAAAAAAGTACCATGATTGTCTGTGTGATTTTTGCTATTATTCAATTTATTTTAACTTGGATGGTGGGCTATCGTGGTTATACAATCTTAATGGCATGGGGCGGAATTGGGGGAGAATTTTATTTAAGCACTTTATTAATTATTGCTTTTTACTGGCGTTTACCTGAGAAGTTTTACTGGGATTTTTGGCGTTTTGGTGCGGTAATTATTGGAGCAATTACTTTTTGTAGTAGTTTTGTAAAGTGGCATAGTATTAAGGTAGGAAAAGCTGATATTCCTTGGGGAACTTTATGGGGTGGCAGAGGTGATTCGGGTGGTGATTTAAACATTTTAAATGATTATGGCGGTTGGAGTGCTAATCAAATTATTGGTACTTATATTAACCTCAGTAATTTATGTTTATTAATTGTTGTAATTTTTTATCTTTTTAATTTATTAAAAAGTCATCCTGAATTACCTCTCAAATTGCGACAATTTTTTGTAAAATAA
- a CDS encoding DivIVA domain-containing protein: protein MTNGNSRNLKKRVKSPQPQIEEMGFMMEDEIGRLEDLILDNLTIPILRKILIDEDRVMNQIDVIRMNIPDCIKQAQEILQQRDQIIIEAQNTARKSIEMAERRAEQIVNESVLMRQARKEAEKITQKAIQETDELRHQTQLDITNKREQFLQESIRMKQDAEIKAQELQKQADDYVDNVLLDLEKTIAKSLSVIQTTNRNRQNPQ from the coding sequence ATGACTAATGGTAATTCTCGTAATCTCAAGAAAAGAGTTAAGTCACCGCAACCCCAAATCGAAGAAATGGGGTTTATGATGGAAGATGAAATCGGGCGCCTTGAAGATTTAATCCTCGATAATCTTACTATTCCCATTTTACGCAAAATATTAATTGATGAAGACCGAGTCATGAATCAAATTGATGTGATTAGGATGAATATACCTGATTGCATCAAACAAGCTCAAGAAATTTTGCAACAAAGAGACCAAATTATCATTGAAGCACAAAATACTGCCCGAAAAAGTATCGAAATGGCAGAAAGAAGGGCTGAACAAATTGTCAATGAATCCGTGTTAATGCGCCAAGCTAGGAAAGAAGCAGAAAAAATTACCCAAAAAGCCATACAAGAAACTGACGAATTACGTCATCAAACTCAGTTGGATATTACCAACAAAAGAGAACAGTTTTTACAGGAATCCATTAGGATGAAACAAGATGCAGAAATCAAAGCTCAAGAGTTACAAAAACAAGCGGATGATTATGTAGATAATGTACTTTTAGATTTGGAAAAAACCATCGCTAAAAGTTTAAGTGTCATTCAAACTACCAACAGAAATAGACAAAACCCTCAATAA
- a CDS encoding class I SAM-dependent methyltransferase: protein MNIKNLVTDSLAQNEPSGWFEPLYAGANFDPQKIPWANLSAPAPLTQWLKQQVNTEEKKALVIGCGLGDDAQAIAEAGYQTTAFDISPSAIDWCRQRFPNSTVNYQTGDILNPCPAWLQEFDLVWECRTIQALPLDFRTEVINNIAQLVKPQGKLLVLTNLRPSEEAPSGPPWPLSANDLQQFIMAGLTEEKTTVTGATIFVEFIAIRSDL, encoded by the coding sequence ATGAATATTAAAAATTTAGTAACAGATTCTCTAGCACAAAATGAACCGTCGGGATGGTTTGAACCTTTGTATGCAGGGGCAAATTTTGACCCTCAAAAAATTCCTTGGGCAAATTTAAGCGCTCCAGCGCCCCTCACCCAGTGGTTAAAACAACAAGTTAATACCGAAGAGAAAAAAGCTTTAGTGATTGGTTGCGGTTTGGGAGATGATGCCCAAGCCATCGCTGAAGCTGGTTATCAAACCACTGCTTTTGATATTTCTCCTTCTGCCATTGATTGGTGTCGTCAACGTTTCCCCAATTCTACCGTTAATTATCAAACAGGAGATATTTTAAATCCTTGCCCTGCTTGGTTACAAGAATTTGACCTTGTGTGGGAATGTCGTACTATTCAAGCCTTGCCCCTCGATTTTAGAACCGAAGTAATTAATAATATTGCTCAGTTAGTTAAACCTCAAGGAAAATTACTGGTATTAACTAATTTACGACCTAGTGAAGAAGCGCCCTCCGGCCCCCCTTGGCCCCTTAGTGCTAATGACTTACAACAGTTTATCATGGCTGGATTGACGGAAGAAAAAACTACGGTGACGGGCGCTACCATTTTTGTTGAATTTATAGCAATCCGTTCTGATTTGTGA
- a CDS encoding glutamyl-tRNA reductase: MNIVVVGLSHKTAAVEVREKLSIPENRIEESIQHLLTYPHIEEVAIISTCNRLEIYAVVLETEQGVKEISQFLAEIGHISLPQLRRHLFILLHQDAIRHLMRVSAGLESLVLGEGQILAQVKTTHKLANKYKGMSRLLDRLFKQAISAGKRVRTETNIGTGAVSISSAAVELVDTKVDNLASFKISIIGAGKMSRLLVQHLASKGVENIAIVNRSTQRAQELAEKFPQVNITIHPLAEMMMIVAQSDLVFTSTGALHPILTKENLAPLTPTNTLMLVDISVPRNVSSDVTELDFIQSYNVDDLKAVVAQNHATRREMAREAEALLEEEIESFELWWQSLETVPTISCLRTKIESIREQELEKALSRLGSEFGEKHQEVIEALTRGIVNKILHDPMVQLRAQQDIEARRKALHTLQTLFNLEITEQYTA, translated from the coding sequence ATGAATATTGTTGTAGTAGGTCTTTCCCACAAAACGGCTGCTGTTGAGGTAAGAGAAAAATTAAGTATTCCTGAAAATAGAATCGAGGAATCTATCCAACATTTATTAACTTATCCTCATATTGAAGAAGTTGCCATTATCAGCACTTGTAATCGTTTAGAAATTTATGCAGTAGTATTGGAAACTGAACAGGGTGTTAAGGAAATTAGTCAATTTTTAGCAGAAATCGGTCATATTTCTTTACCGCAGTTACGCCGACATCTTTTTATTCTTCTCCATCAAGATGCTATTCGTCACCTCATGAGAGTATCTGCCGGTTTAGAAAGTTTGGTTTTAGGGGAAGGTCAAATTCTCGCTCAAGTTAAAACTACCCATAAGTTAGCTAATAAATATAAGGGTATGAGTCGATTATTAGATCGTTTATTTAAACAGGCTATCAGCGCTGGTAAACGGGTGCGCACGGAAACGAATATCGGCACGGGCGCTGTTTCCATTAGCTCGGCGGCGGTGGAATTAGTGGATACTAAAGTAGATAATCTTGCTAGTTTTAAAATCTCTATTATCGGTGCGGGAAAAATGTCTCGTCTTTTGGTACAACATCTTGCCTCTAAAGGGGTAGAAAATATTGCCATTGTTAATCGCTCCACCCAGCGCGCGCAAGAGTTAGCAGAAAAATTTCCCCAAGTTAATATAACAATTCATCCTTTGGCAGAAATGATGATGATTGTAGCACAGTCTGATTTAGTGTTTACCAGTACCGGCGCCCTCCACCCCATTTTAACCAAAGAAAATCTAGCGCCCCTCACCCCTACCAATACTTTGATGTTAGTGGATATTTCTGTCCCTCGTAATGTATCCAGTGATGTTACAGAATTAGATTTTATTCAATCTTACAACGTGGACGATTTGAAAGCCGTAGTCGCCCAAAACCATGCCACTCGCCGAGAAATGGCACGGGAAGCAGAAGCGTTATTAGAGGAAGAAATTGAATCCTTTGAATTGTGGTGGCAATCTTTGGAAACCGTACCCACCATTAGCTGTTTACGCACTAAAATTGAGAGTATCAGAGAGCAAGAATTAGAAAAAGCGCTTTCTCGTCTCGGTAGTGAATTTGGCGAAAAACATCAAGAAGTCATCGAGGCTTTAACTAGAGGAATTGTTAATAAAATCTTACATGATCCCATGGTGCAGTTGAGGGCGCAACAAGATATTGAAGCGCGCCGTAAAGCCTTACATACTTTACAGACGCTTTTTAACCTCGAAATCACCGAACAATATACAGCCTAA
- the bioB gene encoding biotin synthase BioB, with the protein MVNTATKPLSEQNHTFTNDYDYLSQWLRALGERIINGGTITREEALKITEIEGEENILLLCENADAIRRACCGNVVDLCSIVNIKSGNCSENCSFCSQSVHHQGKDSPVYGIKTREEILEYAKAAEKAGAKRFCLVSQGRGIKYNSPKSNEFEEVLATVKQIIEETNVKPCCALGEVTKEQAQALKDAGVTRYNHNLESSANFYENIVTTHTWQDRVDTVKNLKEVGIQACTGGIMGMGESWQDRIDLAFSLKELEVESVPINLLNPREGTPLGSVKKLTPMEALKAIALFRFILPQQILRYAGGREAVMGEWQEKGLMAGINAMLIGNYLTTLGQSPDQDQAMLKSLGLQGGDAPIPYQTKSID; encoded by the coding sequence GTGGTAAATACGGCAACAAAACCATTATCAGAACAAAATCACACCTTTACTAATGATTACGATTATTTAAGTCAATGGTTGAGGGCGCTTGGTGAACGTATTATCAATGGTGGTACAATTACCAGAGAAGAAGCACTAAAAATTACCGAAATTGAAGGAGAGGAAAATATCCTTTTACTGTGCGAAAATGCCGATGCCATTCGTCGTGCCTGTTGCGGTAACGTAGTTGATTTGTGTAGTATCGTTAACATTAAATCTGGGAATTGTTCCGAAAATTGCAGTTTTTGCTCTCAATCTGTGCATCATCAGGGTAAAGATTCCCCAGTATATGGCATAAAAACTAGAGAAGAAATTTTAGAATATGCCAAGGCAGCCGAAAAAGCCGGGGCGAAAAGATTTTGTCTTGTGTCTCAAGGGCGCGGTATCAAGTACAATAGCCCCAAAAGTAATGAATTTGAAGAAGTTTTAGCCACTGTCAAACAGATTATTGAGGAAACCAACGTTAAACCCTGCTGTGCGTTAGGAGAAGTTACCAAAGAACAAGCTCAAGCTCTCAAAGATGCTGGAGTTACTCGCTATAATCACAATCTGGAATCTTCTGCCAATTTTTATGAGAACATAGTTACTACTCATACTTGGCAAGATCGAGTTGATACAGTGAAAAATCTGAAAGAAGTAGGCATTCAAGCCTGTACCGGTGGTATTATGGGCATGGGAGAAAGTTGGCAGGATAGAATTGATTTAGCTTTTTCTCTCAAGGAATTAGAAGTGGAATCCGTGCCGATTAATTTACTTAATCCCAGAGAAGGCACTCCTTTAGGAAGTGTAAAAAAATTAACTCCTATGGAAGCGTTAAAAGCCATTGCTTTATTTCGTTTTATTTTGCCTCAGCAAATTTTACGCTATGCCGGAGGTAGAGAAGCGGTGATGGGAGAATGGCAAGAAAAAGGGTTGATGGCAGGAATTAATGCTATGTTAATTGGTAATTATCTTACTACTCTCGGACAATCTCCTGATCAGGATCAAGCTATGCTAAAATCTTTAGGCTTACAAGGGGGAGATGCTCCAATTCCTTATCAAACTAAATCCATTGACTAG
- the lipA gene encoding lipoyl synthase: MTVKPDWLRVKAPQIERVGNVKDILRDLNLNTVCEEASCPNIGECFNAGTATFLIMGPACTRACPYCDIDFDKIPRGLDATEPLRLAEAVKRLNLSHVVITSVNRDDLPDGGASQFVSCIEETRRLSPHTTIEVLIPDLCGNWAALATILQAQPEVLNHNTETIPRLYRKVRPQGDYQRSLTLLEKTRQLSARVYTKSGIMVGLGETDQEVKQVMADLRTVDCDILTIGQYLQPSAHHLEVKQFITPQQFKNWQEYGLELGFLQVVSSPLTRSSYHAGEVRRLMKIYPRD, translated from the coding sequence GTGACTGTGAAACCTGACTGGCTGAGAGTAAAAGCACCTCAAATTGAAAGAGTAGGTAACGTTAAAGATATACTAAGAGATTTAAATTTAAACACTGTTTGTGAAGAAGCCTCTTGCCCGAATATTGGGGAGTGTTTTAATGCTGGTACGGCTACTTTTTTAATTATGGGTCCTGCTTGTACTCGAGCCTGTCCTTATTGTGATATTGATTTTGATAAAATTCCTCGTGGATTAGATGCCACTGAACCTTTAAGATTAGCCGAGGCTGTGAAACGTCTTAATCTCAGTCATGTCGTCATTACCTCCGTTAACCGTGATGATTTACCGGATGGGGGCGCTAGTCAATTTGTATCTTGTATTGAGGAAACCCGGCGCCTTTCACCCCACACCACCATCGAAGTTTTAATTCCTGATTTATGCGGTAATTGGGCTGCTCTGGCAACAATTTTACAGGCTCAACCAGAAGTTTTAAATCACAATACTGAAACCATTCCTCGTCTGTATCGGAAAGTGCGCCCTCAAGGAGATTATCAACGCTCACTAACTTTATTAGAAAAAACTCGCCAACTTAGCGCCCGTGTCTATACAAAATCAGGCATTATGGTAGGTCTAGGGGAAACTGATCAAGAAGTAAAACAAGTAATGGCAGATTTAAGGACAGTGGATTGTGATATTCTCACCATTGGGCAGTATCTGCAACCTTCAGCACATCATTTAGAAGTAAAACAATTTATTACTCCCCAACAGTTCAAAAATTGGCAAGAATATGGGCTGGAATTGGGCTTTTTACAGGTAGTTTCATCGCCTCTCACCCGTAGCTCTTATCATGCCGGTGAAGTGCGCCGTTTGATGAAAATTTATCCTCGTGATTGA
- a CDS encoding lipoprotein signal peptidase, with product MNKNDWFWLVAIIGLILDQVTKFWTVATFPNIGDSWALIPDIFHFTYVKNTGAAFSFFTGGAVWLRWLSLFVSLALIIYGWREKLTTFEQVGYGFILSGALGNGMDRFLFGYVVDFFDFRLINFPVFNIADVCINLGIIFLLYAIYQESMGKGEGR from the coding sequence ATGAATAAAAATGATTGGTTTTGGTTAGTGGCAATTATTGGTTTAATTTTAGATCAAGTTACTAAGTTTTGGACGGTGGCAACTTTCCCCAATATAGGAGATTCTTGGGCTTTAATTCCTGATATTTTTCATTTTACTTATGTCAAAAATACGGGCGCTGCTTTCAGTTTTTTTACGGGAGGCGCTGTTTGGTTACGGTGGTTATCTCTTTTTGTTAGTTTGGCTTTAATTATTTATGGATGGCGAGAAAAATTAACTACTTTTGAGCAAGTGGGATATGGTTTTATTTTGTCAGGGGCGCTGGGTAATGGTATGGATCGTTTTTTATTCGGTTATGTGGTGGATTTTTTCGATTTTCGTTTAATTAATTTCCCTGTTTTTAACATTGCTGATGTATGTATTAATTTAGGGATTATTTTTTTACTCTATGCTATTTATCAAGAGTCTATGGGTAAAGGTGAAGGGCGCTGA
- a CDS encoding CTP synthase — translation MTKFVFVTGGVVSSIGKGIVGASLGRLLKSRDYSVSILKLDPYINVDPGTMSPYQHGEVFVTDDGAETDLDLGHYERFTDTSSSRLNSVTTGSIYQVVINKERRGNYQGATVQVIPHITNEIKERIHRVAKNSRPDVVITEIGGTVGDIESLPFLEAIRQLRKDVGRDNVLYLHVTLIPWIPAAGELKTKPTQHSVKELRSLGIQPDVLVCRCDRPIPQGLKDKIAEFCDVSAEAVITSSDASSIYEVPLILEKEGLAEQVLKILRLENRSPDLSKWENLVDKMKHPEHRLKIAIVGKYIKLNDAYLSVVESLIHAGIHAQTEIEIFWVDAEDIEINDTEKYLGGVDGVIVPGGFGHRGVDGKVKAIQFARENQLPFLGLCLGMQCSVIEWARNVAQLEKANSAEFDEDTPNPVINLLPEQEDVIDLGGTMRLGVYPCRLAPSTLAYQLYGEEVIYERHRHRYEFNNGYRDQFLATGYQISGTSPDGRLVEIIELPSHPFFIATQFHPEFKSRPNQPHPLFSGLIKACLIMDNG, via the coding sequence ATGACTAAATTTGTATTTGTTACTGGTGGTGTAGTATCGAGTATCGGCAAAGGAATTGTCGGGGCGAGTTTAGGGCGTTTACTCAAATCTCGTGATTATTCGGTCTCAATTCTCAAGTTAGACCCTTATATTAACGTTGATCCGGGGACAATGAGTCCCTATCAACACGGAGAAGTATTTGTTACCGATGACGGCGCCGAAACTGACTTAGATTTAGGACATTATGAACGTTTTACCGATACTTCCAGCTCTCGTTTAAATAGTGTCACCACTGGTTCAATTTATCAAGTGGTAATTAATAAAGAAAGACGAGGTAATTATCAGGGCGCTACAGTGCAAGTAATCCCCCATATTACCAACGAAATCAAAGAAAGAATCCATCGAGTGGCTAAAAATAGTCGTCCAGACGTGGTCATCACAGAAATTGGTGGTACCGTGGGAGATATTGAATCTTTGCCATTTTTAGAAGCAATTCGCCAACTGCGGAAGGATGTAGGGCGCGATAACGTCTTATACTTACACGTTACCTTAATCCCTTGGATTCCGGCGGCGGGGGAATTGAAAACCAAACCGACTCAACATTCTGTCAAAGAGTTAAGATCATTAGGTATTCAACCGGATGTTTTAGTGTGTCGTTGCGATCGCCCCATTCCTCAGGGTTTAAAGGATAAAATCGCCGAGTTTTGCGATGTGTCAGCAGAAGCTGTTATCACCTCTTCCGATGCTAGTAGTATTTATGAAGTACCTTTAATTTTAGAAAAAGAGGGATTAGCCGAACAAGTTTTAAAGATATTGAGATTAGAAAATCGTTCTCCCGATTTGAGTAAATGGGAAAATTTGGTGGATAAAATGAAACATCCTGAGCATAGGCTCAAAATTGCTATAGTGGGCAAATATATTAAACTTAATGATGCTTATTTATCGGTGGTAGAGTCTTTGATTCATGCAGGAATCCATGCCCAAACGGAGATAGAAATTTTTTGGGTGGATGCAGAAGACATTGAAATTAATGACACTGAAAAATATTTAGGAGGTGTTGATGGGGTAATTGTGCCGGGTGGTTTTGGGCATCGTGGGGTAGATGGTAAGGTTAAAGCGATTCAATTTGCTAGGGAAAATCAACTGCCTTTTTTAGGTTTATGTTTAGGGATGCAGTGTAGTGTCATTGAATGGGCGCGTAATGTGGCTCAATTAGAGAAGGCGAATAGTGCAGAATTTGATGAGGATACTCCTAATCCTGTCATTAATTTGCTTCCTGAGCAGGAGGATGTGATAGATTTAGGCGGTACAATGCGTTTAGGAGTTTATCCTTGTCGTCTAGCGCCCTCCACTTTAGCTTATCAATTATATGGGGAGGAGGTGATTTATGAACGCCATCGCCACCGTTACGAGTTTAATAATGGCTATCGTGATCAATTTTTAGCTACTGGTTATCAAATCAGTGGCACTTCCCCTGACGGGCGCTTGGTGGAAATTATCGAGCTTCCTAGCCATCCTTTTTTCATTGCCACCCAATTCCATCCTGAGTTTAAATCTCGCCCTAATCAACCTCATCCTTTATTTTCTGGCTTAATTAAAGCTTGTTTGATAATGGACAATGGATAA
- a CDS encoding biotin transporter BioY, which produces MLQFLIKLNPLTRKDLSPSKINGIHEFIWALTGLMLTVFGTFVEVFLVIPSGTKIEDLNPTSLGITYQLLGVFFTGCVGGKNAGAYAQIAYVILGLFRLPVFYQGGTFEYLQQPTFGYILGFIPGAWLCGFLSLPGKRRLELFVISAFVGLLAIHFCGIVYLFFYTLIAPFLGIELAENYFFDAISLYSMSPFFAQIAIICVMAILAFLVRLILFY; this is translated from the coding sequence ATGCTCCAATTCCTTATCAAACTAAATCCATTGACTAGAAAAGATTTATCACCATCAAAAATTAATGGGATTCATGAATTTATTTGGGCATTAACGGGGTTAATGCTCACAGTTTTTGGTACTTTTGTAGAAGTTTTTTTAGTGATTCCTTCTGGTACAAAAATAGAAGATTTAAACCCTACTTCTTTGGGTATTACTTATCAATTATTGGGGGTTTTTTTTACTGGTTGTGTTGGGGGAAAAAATGCTGGAGCTTATGCTCAAATTGCTTATGTCATTTTGGGTTTATTTAGATTACCTGTGTTTTATCAGGGTGGAACTTTTGAGTATTTACAGCAACCGACTTTCGGTTATATTTTAGGTTTTATTCCGGGTGCTTGGCTATGCGGTTTTCTGTCGTTACCGGGAAAAAGACGATTAGAATTGTTTGTTATTAGCGCTTTTGTTGGTTTATTAGCAATTCATTTTTGTGGTATAGTTTATCTTTTTTTCTATACTTTAATTGCTCCTTTTTTGGGAATAGAACTAGCAGAAAATTATTTTTTTGATGCAATTAGTTTATATTCTATGTCTCCTTTTTTTGCTCAAATAGCGATTATTTGCGTGATGGCAATTTTGGCGTTTTTAGTTAGACTTATTTTGTTTTATTAG